Within Corvus moneduloides isolate bCorMon1 chromosome 23, bCorMon1.pri, whole genome shotgun sequence, the genomic segment AAGGACGAGACGCCGCTCTGCACCCTCCTGGACTGGCAGGACTCTCTGGCCAAGCGCTGCATCTGCGTCTCCAACATCATCAGGAGTTTATCGTTTGTGCCGGGCAATGACTTTGAAATGTCCAAGCACCCCGGGCTGCTGCTGATTCTAGGGAAACTGATCCTCCTACACCACAAGCATCCAGAACGCAAACAGGCCCCCCTGACCTACgagaaagaggaggagcaggaccAAGGGGTGAGCTGCAACAAGGTGGAGTGGTGGTGGGACTGTTTGGAGATGCTGCGTGAAAACACACTGGTCACGTTGGCCAACATTTCTGGGCAGCTGGACCTCTCCCCTTACCCGGAAAGCATCTGTTTGCCTATCCTGGATGGACTCCTCCACTGGGCAGTGTGTCCCTCAGCAGAGGCCCAGGATCCCTTTCCGACACTGGGACCCAACGCTGTCCTCTCCCCTCAGAGACTGGTTTTGGAAACACTCAGCAAACTCAGCATCCAGGACAACAACGTGGATTTGATCCTCGCCACGCCCCCGTTCAGCCGCTTGGAGAAGCTGTACAGCACCATGGTGCGGTTCCTCAGTGACAGAAAGAACCCGGTGTGCCGGGAGATGGCCGTGGTGCTGCTGGCCAACCTGGCGCAGGGGGACAGCCTGGCCGCCAGAGCCATCGCCGTGCAGAAGGGCAGCATCGGCAACCTGCTGGGCTTCCTGGAGGACAGCCTGGCCGCCACGCAgttccagcagagccaggcgGGGCTGATGCACATGCAGAGCCCGCCCTTCGAGGCCACCAGCGTGGACATGAtgcgccgcgccgcccgcgcgcTGCTGGCCCTGGCCAAGGTGGACGAGAACCACTCGGAGTTCACCTTGTACGAGTCGCGGCTCTTGGACATCTCCGTGTCGCCTTTGATGAACTCTTTGGTTTCACAAGTTATTTGTGATGTACTGTTTTTAATTGGCCAGTCATGACAGCTGTGGGATCCGAGCCCCCGTGTGCGTGTGCGTGAGTGGAGAACTTAGAAACTGACTGTTGCCCTTTATTTATGCAAAACCACCTCAGAATCCACTGTCTGCCCTGCGCTGTCCTGCTTCTCCCTCGGGGAAAGATGTCCCCGgcccctctcccccttccctgcccttcaAATTTGTCCTGAATCCCTTATTAAAGGAGACAAAGTTCTGTCTACAtagaagactttttttattttaaccaaAGTTACTGTCGTTTACAGTGAGTTTGGGGAAAGACGACTTGCCGTGTTATCCCATTGACAGGCACCACTTTCATAACTGTTTTTAATGGTAAACTCTGAAGGACAAAAAGTGACTGCTGAACGCTGTGTGGTTTATCGTTGTACATTCACAATCTTGCAGGAACCAAGAAGTTACCAGTTGTGAACAGACCTTGTCCAAGGGAGGCCTGTGCAGTAGCGTGTAGAACTCCATGTACTGTACACCTTAAACTGTAAACATACTGTAATAATGTCTCacatggataaaaaaaaaagaaaaaaacgcTGGATCAGCAGCAAGctgtagtttttaaaaatgtttttagttaatgttgaggagaaaaaaaggcttttccccCAAAGTATAATGTGTGAACCTACAACACCCTgacctctttctctcttcctccttgaTTGTATGAATAACCCTGAGATCACCTCTTAGAACTGGTTTTAACCTTTAGCTGCAGCCCAGCGCTGCcacgtgtgtatatatatatgacGTTGTACATTGCACATACCCTGAGACTCCTGCAGTTttgtccccctccccacccctttATAGTATGACGAGTTAACGAGTTGATGACCTGCAAAAGCGAGACACAATTATTTAATCTCTTGCCAGACATCCCTCCCTGGAGGATGCTGTACAGGTCTCTGTGTATAAAGTCATTGCTGTCTCAGCAGCCAATCAACTtatagtttattttttcctgtttttgttttctttctaatcGAGGTGTGAAAAAGTTCTAGGTTCAGTTGAAGTTCCTGATGAAGAAACACAATTGAGATTTTTCAGTGATGAATTCTGCATATTTGTATTTCAGACGATGTAGCTAAAAACTTGATGTaaattcctcccttttttccttttttggctTAATGAATATCATTTATTCAGTATGAAATCTTTATACTATATGTTCCACGTGTTAAGAATAAATGTACATTAAATCTTGGTAAGATGTTTGTAAGGGTTTTTCTTATTGGCAGGACAGGGagggcagctcagctcctcctcccAGGCCTCAGGGCTCCTGCAAGGTGCAGCAGTGTCAGGTGCTGCCAAGGCCTGCCTCGCTAAGATCGGATGCTGCCTGGTCTGGCTCCGCTTTCCCCGGTGGAATTTTTCCTTAAGAGCTGCCCAGGCTCGGggatctgcagcaggagctgaagctGTGGCccccagggaggagggaagggaggtagttcctcccagctctgtaaaatggaaaattttcacTGCCCTcgcatttttcacattttcttggGAGCGTGGCGTGGACTCTCGacttcctcccctcctttccagcaGACAGAGCTCCCGGCCCCTCAGCAAACAGCGAACATCCTTTGGATGAGGATCTGCACGTGTTCAGGGCTTTGGAAGTGGGTATTTCACTGAGCCTGAGGCTTTGTCCTCAGTGGATACTGCAAGTAGGGTAGCTAGAACTGCTCTGAGctcattaaagaaaaagcagctttttttaaaggcaaacgTCATTTTCGTTCAAAAATTCCCCTTGTTTTATCTTCCCAGTCCGCTCCTCGGGAGCTCTCAGTTCCCAGAGCCTTCGCTCCTCAGACTTCAGATTCCTGGGAGTAATTGTGCCAAAATCAAAGAGcctttttcctgaaaagtcTTGTCTATCAGCAGGAATGGTGGGAGCTCTTCCTGGCAGGAGAGTCCTTCAAATGGATTGCTTAAAAGACAGGAATGGTGTGGGGCTTCCTTGGCTTTAAAATACGCTGGGAGCCAGATGTGAGATCAGGGCTCTGCTGGACTTTGCTGTTCTGCCACACTCCGTCGATGCAAACCCAGCTTCCTGATAATTCAGTTCTGTATTCCAGGAGTTTTGTTTAACCTGATGAAACGGATGCTGAAGTTTCACTTCTTTTCCTGGACAGAAAGGAGCCATCAGCGAGGTGGAAGCAGGTAACGTGAGCAGCTCGTGTGTGCTTGTGTGGTGGTGGATTTAATCTGGAGTGAATGCTGTgttggggagggaaaggagagtcAGGAGTGCTCCTGAAGACCCATTTCACCAGTATTTATACACCCAGCTGAGCCGAGGGGAGTAATTCTGCTCCCCTGCACTTGTGTGGCACAGCCACGGCCACCGTGCGCTTCTGAAACGGTGAAATTCAAGGGCAGAGACGAACAATGAGTGAAATGAGAACGGTGTTCCCAGTATGGCACTGGGAGCGTTCGGGGAGCCATGCCTGCCCTCCGACCCTGCCTGCCTGTAGCTCAAATCCTTGATGCTTTGGGCCTGATTTGTACCCAAATCCTTCCATTCCTACAGGAATTCCTTGAAACACCTTTTTGACCCCCATCACTCTGCCgttccccattttttttccagcgGAGAAAACGTGAGTTCTTCCAAGCCTGATGCCTGGTTAAAAGCACTCAGGGAGTCTCCTTAACGACGCAGCAGCCCGTGATGGTTTCTCCTTCATCCCAGGCTGGATCCGGGCAGGCCCAGACCCTGACAGTTTTTAATCACGGATCTGGCTGGGGGTGAAGCCAAGTTTTCTCCAACGGAAGAGAGGTGGGAGGCAGAGAGAGGCGTTTAACGAACTCCTCTAGGAAAGGAAGGATTTGGGTCCAAAGCATGAAGGATTTTGCATTCTGGCCGCTCTGCCAGGCGCGGCTTGGGAAAGAGGGAAGTCCATGGAtgtgggggctgggggcagccggGCCCAGCCTGTGCCCCAGAGGGCGCAGCTCCCGCGGGCCCAATGCCCTGCTCAGGTCGGTGTGCTGCTCGCTACTGGCggggcagagccctgggccCGTACGGAGCTGTCCCTGGCCCGGTCCCTGGTCctggtcccggtcccggtcccggtcccggtcccggccGCGTCCCCGCCCGCCCTCAGCAAAGATGGCGCCGCCCGCCCCTTCCCCCCGCGCGCACACGCGCGCGCCGCCGCCACGTGACGCCGGAAGGGGCGCGCCCGGAAGTTGCGCGCGCGCGcgtggcggggggggggagcgGGCGGCGCGAGGGAGCCGCGCGCTCaggtggggggggggcggggccgctcctccatccctccctccgcAAGGGGGCGCTGCGGCACCGGGACCGGCACCGGGATCGGGAcggggatcgggatcgggatcgggatcgggacggggatcgggatcgggatcgggaccGGGATCGGGGTGTCCCCGCCGCCTTCGGCCCCGGCGCTGGGCGGCAGGAGCCGCACGGTGAGGCCTGGCGGGAGCCAGCGGCAGAGGGCTCGTGTGtcgggcgcggggccgggctggggtCGTGAGGGGTTTGTGTCCCCCGCCAGCGCTGTGAGGCCTCGCTGGCGGCACGGGCGATAACGGGGGGGTTTGGAGACGGCCCCGGGACAGCCCCGTGTGCTCAGGGCCCGATTGTTCCGTGTGCCCTCCTGTGTCCGGGCACTCCCAAACACACAGGTCGTAGCTGTCCTTAATCCTGGAAGCAGCCCCACTGTGCACTTCAGCCACCATCCAGCCTCTGCCGAGGCCTCTGCAAGTCACCAGCTTGTCTTGTCTTCGAGGGGAGAGCTCTGCGTCCCCTTCCTGCCCGTGTGGGTTTGGCCATCAGAGAACAGCCACGGCAACAGCCCTGGGGGAGTCCCGGGTCCGGCGGCTCCGCGGGCGAGCGGTGCAGAGCAGGACTTGTCCCGTCCCTGTGGGATGCGGAGCTGCAGCCGAGCCTCGAGCGGAGCGGGCACAGTTGGGTTCTGAACCAGAGCAGATTTAGTTCACCCCTGTGAGCTTCTGCAACAGGTAAAAACACTCCCGTTTGCGTTCAGATACGAGGGaagcactgctggagctgcaggctcCGGATGGAACCGGGCAGGAGAGATGGCCGAGAGCTCCCAGGCCCACAGAAACAGCACCAGGCAAACAGGATTTCCAAAATCCTGCTGTATTCCTTTGGCATCCTGGTTAGAAGGGGTTTTAAAACATGTCTGGAGCGTCTCTTGAATCTCACAGCAGGTTGGAGGGGTACCAGGAGGTGCCCAGACTGTGCTGGGatgcaggctggagcaggattCCTTACCCCCGGCAGAAGCTGGCTGCCGGCCGTGCGGAGGAAATGCCTCTGTGGCGAGCGGCTGCTGCCACCGGCTGGTCCCCGGCCCGCACTGCGGCTGCACGGACCCGCCGGATCCCCGCTCCCGTCCTCATTCACCcagcctctgctctgtccctATTCACATCCCTCTTTCAGCGCTGCTTCCAAACCGTGATTCACATCTGAGAGCAAAGGGAAGCGCAGAACCCAGAGAGGAAAACATCTTTAATTAAgattttgcatctttttctgctggaatatttttaacacacttctgcctctccctctcctttctgtgCTTGTGCAGGTGCTCTTTCCCACAGGATTTTTGGGGCAGAGCCATTCCCGATGCTGCGTTCTCTATCCAAACGGGGCTTGTGGGCTGCAGCTCTTTTGTAGGCTTTGCTGTGTTACAAGGTGTGCTGCGTCGTGACAGGAACAGGCTTTTTAAAGCTGCGTGCTTTGAGCTCTCTTGGCACATTCAGGCGAggctttttctgtgctttttgaaAAAACTATATTTAAAGTGCCGGGACAATTTTTGCCGCTGTGCTTTAACAGGATTTGCAGCTGTGAATGTGCTTTAAAAGAGTTTACAGCTGGGTTGAAGTGTCCCCTCGCTTAAAATAACGTCACAGCTTCGTGATGCAGGAGAATGTGCCTCCCACCAGTTGCTTTGTGAGTGCTGGGGAGCACAAGGGGAATAGGAGTAACCCTAAAACTTTTATTTGTGGTTAAATAGGAAGCATAACCCTGTGGTTGGAGATTGGAGCTGTCAGTGAGCCAGTTTGGATCTTGGTTTTTGCCTTGCTGAGGATTTGCTCTCTGCCCTCTCATGCAGTTTCAacctggtggggttttttctccacaatgGCAATAGGGAAAGCTCAGTGATTTTAGCTTGTGGAGTGATCGATTTGGGGGTCTCTGTTATaaagtgctggagcagagagaagGGCAGGATGTGGTGTCACTGGCACCCAGcgagagctctgggctgtgcgTTTCTCAAACTGAAAAGCAGTTGGTGGCCGGGAAACCAACggaagaaatgttttatcttAAAAAGCTGCACAGCAGATCCTGCCCGCTTCCCGTGGCTCGGGGCCAGGGATTCAGAGCTGGGCCACCACGGCACCCAGGACATGCAGAAACTAAACTGGGGAGGCTCCACAAAGAGGTTTGAATCCCTCAGGTGAGGTTTGCAGGGAGGAGGTGGACGGGAGCCACCTCAGCATGTGCAGTGTGCTCGGCAGGCAGGTGCCAGGAGCTTTGCCAAAATACTGGGAAATTGCAGGTGGTGAGGGTGGAGTGGGGCAGAGTTTGTGTCCTGgaggtgctgcctgtgctgggggaagCTGTGTGCCTGAGTTCCACCttgctctggcagagctggtgccGTGAGCCAGCTGAGTAAATCCATTCTGGGCTTCCCGGGGCAAacatggagcaggagagaggagggagctcctggcagcaccaccagccccactcagcagctgctgacatGGGGGTCACGCTCAGAGTCCACATGAATTCTGTCTCTATTCCAAAAACAAGAGGCTTAAATCCCATTCATTGCACTGGAGCTGGATGTGTGTGAGGATGCCTGGCGcagccctggctccagctgctggtgtTCTTGCTGAGGCAGCCGAGGAGCCTGTCTGCTCCAGGGATTTACTCGGGCCCGGTGAGGAACAGGGTCAGAGAACACACTATAACCTCTCTCTCAGTGTCTTGGCCAAGGTTAAGAAGTcagggattttttctttaataggaACAATATCAAAGAGGTCTCTGCGTCATCTCCCAGATCCATGATCTTTTCCATACGCGACTTTCCTGTTCACAGAGATTTGCACCCTTTGAAGTGCCTGACTGCAAACAAAGGCGCAACATTCACAGATGAGGCTGAAGCCAGAAATCCCTTTCTTTGTCCTCTCTGTTTACCAACCCAGGTTTCCCAAACTGGAGGGAGAATTCCCCTGGCATCGGTGACCTACTGAGGCGATTCCTGAGCACGGGATGGAgctgtggagcagggaggaCCCCCAGCTCCGAGAGGTCGTGTGGTTTGCCGGGCGCTGCCgggccctggcactgctgctgcaggcaagTCTGTCCTCCAGACAGAGAGGCTTTGCTGGGGtttgctgctcccaggcttCTTCCTTCAGTACCCCCTGAGATCCATGAGCTGGCTCTGCACAATGGGGAAATCATCCTCTCCTCTGGAGAGTCAACAGACCATCTGCAGCCACGGGTTTTACTTACAGGTTGCTGTTAAGTAAAGTTGCATAAATGTCCTTGTAACTTGCTGTGTTTTCACGCTGCTGCTGCAAGAGGCTGGTTTGGCTCAAAGCGTGTTTATCCACAGAAAAGGAACAATGATCTCCTCCTGCACGCTCCTCCCAAGTCTTATTTCCAGAGATATTCTGCACTGAGCATGGGAGAGCTTGGTCAtgacagccagcacagagcccagtCATAGCCATGAGCAGCTTTCCCTGGCCAGTTCCTCAGGGCTTCGTGCTGGATCTGTCCCAGAGCATTATTCTGTTCAGATGTAAATACCCCAAAAGGTTGTGTTTGCACCTTTTCAGAACCTCATGGCCATCTGAGGGGGTCTGGCTTCAGTGCCACCCTTACCCCTTGTTTGAACCCCAGGAGTTCTGCCCGGTTCTCTCAGTACCAGAGCACCTCTGCCAGCCTTCATCCCTCTCTTGTCTTCCAGGCTGTGTTTAACCTGCTGATCCCGGATCACTCTGCCGACGCCTTCTCCCCGCCGCGGCTGGGTGCGCCGGGCCCGTGGGACGCGCTGCTGGAGCGGCTGCTGGGCGGGCTGGGCCGCTGGGACGCCGAGCATTTCCTGTTCATCGCCGAGCGCGGGTACCTGTTCGAGCACAACTGCGCCTTCCTGCCGCTGTTCCCGCTGAGCCTGCGGGCCCTGGCGTGCCTGTGGCCCCCGCAGCTGCGGCCCCGCAGCCGCCTGCTGCTCTCGGCCGCGCTGCTGAACTCGCTGCTGTCCGTGCTGGCGGCCGCTGCCCTGTACGCGCTGGGCCGGGCGGTGCTGCGGCGGCGCGGCGAGGCCTTCCTGGCGGCCTTGCTCTtctccctcagccctgccagcgTGTTCATGGCAGCTGCCTACTCGGAAAGCATGTTTGCCTTCCTGGCCTTCAGTGCCAtgtggcagctggagaaggggcagagctggctcagTGGGCTGCTCTTCTCCCTGGCTTCTGGGGCCCGTGCCAACGGGCTGATTAACGCTGGCTTCTTCCTCTACTCCCGCAGCAAGGGCTTTGccctccagctgcaggtggGATCAGCATCCGTAAGGAAGCTCCCTCTGATGTGGAAGCAGGTGCTTAGCCTGGCATCTTCAGCAGCCCTGATGTGTGCCGgaatttctctgccttttgctttgtttcagtaCTATGCCTATGTGAGGTTCTGCAGCCCTGGCACGGGCCTGGGTCAGACCGTTCCCgagccactgctgcagctggcacGGGACAAGGGCTACCGTGTGGCAGGCATGGATGGGGCTAAACCCCCTTGGTGCTCCCAGCGCTTCCCTGTGGTCTATTCCTATATCCAAGACACTTACTGGAACGTGGGCTTTCTAAGGTACTTTGAGCTCAGACAGCTCCCAAATTTCTTGCTTGCTCTGCCTGTCACCCTTCTGGGCTCATGGGCTGCCTGGACCTATGTCAGCACAAACCCCCGGCACTGCCTGACTCTTGGTCTAGAGAGGAGTAAGAgtgaagagaagggaaagccAAGAGATGGATTTTGTGGCCCTGCTGCCTTCGTGTACGTGGTCCATGCCACGGCCCTGCTGGCATTTGGATTCTCTTGCATGCACGTGCAGGTAGGACACAGGAGGGATTCcttgtggggctggggcagtgaCAGTCACAGCAGTTTGGGTGATTTCTCCTCTGCCTGTTGCCTTCAGGTGCTGACCCGGTTCCTTGGCTCCTCGTCTCCCATCCTGTACTGGTTCCCTGCTCACCTGCTTCAGGAACACGAGCCTTTACTCTGGAGCACAGGGACTGACAATCCAACCTCTGCGAAGCCTCTTCTCAGAACATCTCCCAGTTCCTGTGGGAAGGGGACTCCGGACAACCTCGTCGtgaggctgctgctgaactGGCGTTTGATCACGCCCCTCAGCAAGAGCATCCTGGGATTCTTCCTGTGCTACTGGCTGCTGGGACTGATCCTGCACTGCAACTTCTTCCCATGGACGTAgcgggctgtgctggcacagactGGCCGTGGGAGAGGAGCTCTGGTCAGAACTGAAACTCACCTGCTCTAAAAGCCTGACGAGGCTGTGATGACGCTGTTGTTGCAGTTACAAAGGTGTTACTCCTCCGTTACCATGTCCCAGACGGGATGTTCTCCCTGGTGTTAtgctgcagcatcctgcccCGCTCTGCTGTCATTGCTGACAGCCAAAATTCCCGTCACCTGCCCGGGATGGGGAATGCTCCTCGGTTCCTGCATCTCCTGGGGGAGGCTGTAGCAGGCACTGATTTATAGCAGGATCTGtgtgagggatttggggattccCTGGGATGTGTTGTGGGCACAGCAGTTGGCCAGGGAGGGTGCATctgccctgagctgctcagaCTACTCTGATTCCTTTCCCGTGGTGCCGGCTACAGTTCCAGGCTCcgagccaggctgggcagggggcaCGGAGGGGGTGGCGGGCGCTGTGTGGGCACATGCACGACCCCAATAAACACGTGAAAGTTACCGGAGAGGCGGCTCAGCCCGCTCTGCCGCGCCGGGATCGGGGCAGGGATCGGGATCGCGGTTGGGATCGGGGCCGAGGTCGGGGCCGGGGTTCGGTCCCGGGGTTCGGTCCCGCTGCCGgtggggcggcggggccggcagggggcgctgtgccgcggggcggggccgggatcggggcggggccggcggggccgggccggggttcggggccgggccggggctccgGGCGCCGCGGCGGGGCCATGAAGGACTGCGAGTACCGGCAGATCCCGCCCGGGGCGGCGGCGAcgccgggcccgggcccgggcGGGTCGCCGCCCCCCGCGGCCGCCGTTCCCCCGCGGGCCGGAGCGGCGCGGCGGCCCCGCAGGAAGTGGGAGGTGTTCCCGGGCCGCAACCGCTTCTACTGCGGCGGCCGCCTCATGCTGGCGCGGCACAGCGGCGTCTTCGCCCTCACGCTCGGCCTCATCCTGGCCACCAGCGGCCTCTTCTTCGCCTTCGAGTGAGTCTGGGGCCGGCGGGGCTCGGGCCCCCCTCCGCCGCGGCACCGGGACCCCAGAGCCGTGCGGGGTCTGTGCCTCGGGTCCTCCCCTTGGGGCTCCGAGCAGCGCCTGTCCCCCTCCTTAAGCCCCTCCTTTTGGGGGAGCCGGGGTTAGCTGGCAACCCACGCTGGCCCCCGTGCTGGGagggggtgggctgggggccATCTTCCCCCCGTGGGATTCCCGGtgttcctcccttctccccgcTGCCCCCCGAGCCCTTTCCCACGGTACAGGCCCCAGACCCCCTTTGCAGGCAGTCACTGCCCCATcacctgtccccaggtgtgttTATGAGGGGCAGGGGTTGTTCTGCACTTTGTTTGCTCTGTCTGGCCCCAGGAAGGGGTTTAACATGCCCCCAGGATGCCCCCCCGGCCTCTAAATGCAGCCCCCAAGTCTCCCCTCTTGCTCCCAAGAAGAGAATTGGCCCAGAATTGCAGCCGGGAAACCCCCAAGGCTCGTGGGCTTTGTCCACCACTGGGATCTAGGAACAGTGTTTCTAAATGGTGACACGCCTCGGGGTCCCACGTCCAGGGTCTGCACTGGAGCTCGGCCCCCCCTGTGCAGCGGAgtctggggaggagggagcggCATCTCCCCAGGCCCCTTTCCTTTGGAAAGCTGGTCCAGGGaagctccctgctcctgcagcctgagAGAGGGGAGAGCCAGGAGCATCCCGTTGTGTCCcgagctgccctggggagctggggaaggatcaCCGTGGGTTCCTGACACCTCGGAGGGTTCTGATGtcctgcttctgtttctgtcccgggagggatgggagcCGCTTTTCCCTGGAGCGGGGGGCCACGCCTGCCTTTGGATCACGGCGTTATCCCTGCAAGTGTCGGAGTAAAGCTGCCCGAGCCTGCTGGTGGGGAGATGAAAGTATTTGATCGGATTAGAGGTTCTGAGAAGTCAGATGAGCTGAAAAGGacaggcagctgtgggaaaCAGACACAGCATCCCGATGGAAAAACCCCTTTCTCAGCATCATCCACGCCCTGACAGCTCTCTCTGCCCGGGCTGGGGCTGACGGGCAGCTCAGCACAGTAACGGCTTTGTGTGGCCAGGCAGAGAACCCAGGAcatctgctctgcctcccttcTTGCCGAGTCACTCTCTCGAGTTTGAAGATGCCCTGGGGCTCTCCAAGTTGTTATTTTAGCAGGATGCCTCTGTTGCACAGGCTGCAATTTGCTGGTTGACAGCAAATGCATCTTGCCTGTGTCTGCACTTCATGGTTTCTATGGGAAaacctggcacagggtgcccagagcagatTTGGctacccctggatccctggaagtgtccaaggccaggttggacatcggggcttggagcaacctgcgatactggaaggtgtccctgcccatggcaggggtggaatgagatgggctttaaggtcctttccgTCCCAAACCATTTggggattctatgatttatgTGATTTCTTGTTCCCTGAGGGGGCAGAGTGGGCTCTGGAGGTTCTCCCAGGAAAGAGGTGACAACAAGCTCACGTCTCTCCTTTCACAGACCTTTCTGTTGGTGACTGAGGGGCTCAGGCTTGGACTGAAGGGGTTTTGTTGCTCCGTGGCTGCTTTGTTCTGGacagctgagctggagaggTGAAACAAAAGTTGCTTAATCCTCTCAGAGTGCTGCAGAGCCtgagcactgcctgcagctgtCACGGCTGGGGCAGCCTGTCCTGTGCTGATCAGTCCTCTGCAGGAGTGGAcagtggctctgtgtgtgcagggctgtgtcctCTGCTGTCCTCAGCTGCCACCTGCGGGTACCGGAGCTGCCCTGGTGTGGGGTGTGATCACACCGGTCCCCGTCTATGGAAAAACAGCCCCAGGTCAGCTGCTGAGGTGCCTGGTGGCTTTGTCACAGCACCCGATGCTGGGAGGTGTCCTCAGCCAAACATCTGGCATGCCCTGAAGGGCACAGAGTCATCCAGAGGCAGCAAAGCTGTTGAATCAAAGCCAAGTCCATGCGCTGGACCCAATGGGATCCTGGTCACGGCGATTCTgatccctgcacagcacagggtgTTGTTCCTGTGTTCTTGGTGCTGCTGTTGTAGAGGTGACCAGGCTTTGGGGCAGCTGGTGGGTTTTTGAGATGTG encodes:
- the PIGV gene encoding GPI mannosyltransferase 2 isoform X2; the encoded protein is MELWSREDPQLREVVWFAGRCRALALLLQAVFNLLIPDHSADAFSPPRLGAPGPWDALLERLLGGLGRWDAEHFLFIAERGYLFEHNCAFLPLFPLSLRALACLWPPQLRPRSRLLLSAALLNSLLSVLAAAALYALGRAVLRRRGEAFLAALLFSLSPASVFMAAAYSESMFAFLAFSAMWQLEKGQSWLSGLLFSLASGARANGLINAGFFLYSRSKGFALQLQVGSASVRKLPLMWKQVLSLASSAALMCAGISLPFALFQYYAYVRFCSPGTGLGQTVPEPLLQLARDKGYRVAGMDGAKPPWCSQRFPVVYSYIQDTYWNVGFLSTNPRHCLTLGLERSKSEEKGKPRDGFCGPAAFVYVVHATALLAFGFSCMHVQVLTRFLGSSSPILYWFPAHLLQEHEPLLWSTGTDNPTSAKPLLRTSPSSCGKGTPDNLVVRLLLNWRLITPLSKSILGFFLCYWLLGLILHCNFFPWT
- the PIGV gene encoding GPI mannosyltransferase 2 isoform X1, giving the protein MELWSREDPQLREVVWFAGRCRALALLLQAVFNLLIPDHSADAFSPPRLGAPGPWDALLERLLGGLGRWDAEHFLFIAERGYLFEHNCAFLPLFPLSLRALACLWPPQLRPRSRLLLSAALLNSLLSVLAAAALYALGRAVLRRRGEAFLAALLFSLSPASVFMAAAYSESMFAFLAFSAMWQLEKGQSWLSGLLFSLASGARANGLINAGFFLYSRSKGFALQLQVGSASVRKLPLMWKQVLSLASSAALMCAGISLPFALFQYYAYVRFCSPGTGLGQTVPEPLLQLARDKGYRVAGMDGAKPPWCSQRFPVVYSYIQDTYWNVGFLRYFELRQLPNFLLALPVTLLGSWAAWTYVSTNPRHCLTLGLERSKSEEKGKPRDGFCGPAAFVYVVHATALLAFGFSCMHVQVLTRFLGSSSPILYWFPAHLLQEHEPLLWSTGTDNPTSAKPLLRTSPSSCGKGTPDNLVVRLLLNWRLITPLSKSILGFFLCYWLLGLILHCNFFPWT